From Candidatus Neomarinimicrobiota bacterium, the proteins below share one genomic window:
- a CDS encoding ATP-grasp domain-containing protein, with product MKTKITVAVSGLNNVDSPGPGIPVVRGLRESTFFEPRIVGLVYENLEPGAYMHDHVDKSYKVPYPSEGSGILMERIRDIHAKESIDVLIPNFDSELYTFMKAESELKHLGIHTFLPTLQQFEERHKSNLPEFGEKYKIKVPKSRPITRIQELKELEEDYDYPMVIKGKFYDASIAFSFEQAQIYFNKIASKWGLPIVVQEYIRGTEVNVVALGDGRGNTIGAVPMKKQYITDKGKAWGGITLDDPKMLELTHDIIGQTHWRGGMELELIRTDKKELYLIEINPRLPAWVYLAVGAGQNLPEALVKLALGYPVEPFTDYTVGILFIRYSYDMICPLGDFQSLTTRGEL from the coding sequence ATGAAAACTAAAATCACTGTTGCCGTTTCCGGATTGAATAATGTCGACAGCCCGGGCCCTGGCATTCCTGTCGTTCGGGGTCTCCGGGAATCAACATTTTTTGAGCCACGGATTGTGGGACTGGTATATGAAAATCTGGAGCCAGGCGCTTATATGCATGACCATGTGGACAAGAGCTATAAAGTGCCCTATCCATCCGAAGGAAGTGGAATACTGATGGAGCGGATCCGGGATATTCATGCCAAAGAATCGATCGATGTGCTCATACCCAATTTCGATTCGGAATTGTATACGTTTATGAAAGCCGAGTCTGAACTCAAACACCTTGGCATTCATACTTTTTTACCCACACTGCAACAATTTGAGGAACGGCACAAATCAAATCTGCCTGAGTTTGGTGAGAAATATAAAATAAAGGTTCCTAAAAGCCGCCCTATTACACGTATTCAGGAATTGAAAGAGCTGGAAGAGGACTATGACTATCCCATGGTCATCAAGGGAAAGTTTTATGATGCCTCTATCGCCTTTTCATTTGAGCAGGCCCAAATCTATTTCAATAAAATCGCTTCCAAATGGGGATTGCCTATTGTTGTTCAGGAATATATCCGTGGGACCGAAGTAAATGTGGTTGCCCTGGGAGACGGCCGGGGAAACACCATCGGAGCCGTTCCCATGAAAAAGCAGTATATCACGGATAAGGGAAAAGCCTGGGGCGGTATTACCCTGGATGACCCCAAAATGCTGGAGTTGACACATGACATCATCGGCCAAACCCACTGGCGCGGAGGCATGGAACTGGAGCTCATCCGGACCGATAAAAAGGAGCTGTATCTGATAGAAATCAATCCCCGCCTTCCCGCCTGGGTCTATCTAGCCGTGGGAGCCGGACAAAACCTCCCTGAAGCCCTGGTCAAACTGGCACTGGGTTATCCTGTTGAACCTTTTACAGATTATACCGTGGGTATCCTTTTTATCCGGTATTCGTATGATATGATCTGTCCCCTGGGGGATTTTCAGTCACTCACAACCCGGGGGGAGCTATAG
- the dtd gene encoding D-aminoacyl-tRNA deacylase produces the protein MIAVLQRVSRASVRIGGEETGRIGTGLMILLGVVADDQKQDADYLAEKISRFRIFGDEENRMNRDILEIGGACLVVSQFTLCADWLKGRRPGFTKAAPPEKGEELYEYFCERLRRSGIPVETGRFGAMMSVALVNEGPVTFILDSEKKFQRHINK, from the coding sequence ATGATTGCTGTATTACAACGTGTCAGCAGGGCATCGGTTCGTATCGGTGGAGAAGAAACCGGCCGGATCGGCACCGGCTTGATGATTCTTTTGGGGGTTGTGGCAGATGATCAGAAACAGGATGCCGATTACCTTGCTGAAAAAATTTCCAGATTCAGGATTTTTGGCGATGAGGAAAACCGAATGAACCGGGATATACTGGAGATAGGAGGAGCATGTCTGGTGGTATCCCAATTTACCCTTTGCGCAGATTGGCTGAAAGGCCGGCGTCCTGGATTTACGAAAGCGGCTCCCCCCGAAAAAGGTGAGGAACTCTACGAATATTTCTGTGAGCGTCTTCGGCGAAGCGGAATCCCGGTGGAGACAGGACGCTTCGGGGCGATGATGTCTGTTGCTTTGGTGAATGAAGGCCCGGTAACCTTTATTCTGGACAGTGAAAAGAAATTTCAGCGCCACATAAATAAATAA
- a CDS encoding HAD family phosphatase has protein sequence MPVIKNLVLDLGNVVVDVDYPRFCLKAGIDVDAFEAFYNTPFFRDFETGKKSREDYFPALEKYTGFPAARRKEFERQIHTAFPLRLRTWGLIHFLKQHIPVYLLSNTNVVDFENIDAYVGLRKAFHNVYLSYEQQRSKPDPDTYHHAARVLGVRPEETLFCDDRQDNIEGVRQAGWHGFQVENEDDFLIFLTNTLKLNHGGLTW, from the coding sequence ATGCCTGTTATCAAAAATCTTGTTCTGGACCTTGGGAATGTGGTTGTTGACGTGGATTATCCCCGCTTTTGTCTGAAAGCCGGTATTGACGTGGATGCATTCGAAGCTTTTTACAATACACCTTTTTTCAGGGATTTTGAAACCGGAAAAAAGTCACGGGAGGATTATTTCCCGGCCTTGGAGAAATATACCGGATTTCCCGCTGCCCGGCGAAAGGAGTTTGAAAGACAGATTCATACGGCTTTTCCACTCCGCCTTCGAACCTGGGGCCTGATTCATTTTCTAAAACAGCACATACCCGTCTATCTTTTATCCAATACCAATGTGGTGGATTTTGAAAACATCGATGCGTATGTCGGATTAAGAAAAGCCTTTCATAATGTCTATCTTTCTTATGAACAGCAAAGGAGCAAACCCGATCCTGATACCTATCATCATGCAGCCAGGGTCCTGGGCGTCCGGCCGGAGGAAACCCTTTTTTGCGACGACCGGCAGGACAATATTGAAGGAGTCCGCCAGGCAGGCTGGCATGGATTTCAGGTCGAAAACGAAGATGACTTTTTGATATTTCTTACGAATACCCTGAAGCTGAATCACGGAGGATTGACATGGTAG
- a CDS encoding DNA polymerase III subunit alpha has product MPGFVHLHTHSDYSLLDGAQKIERLVKHTKELGMSAVALTDHGVLYGVIEFYETCIKQKIKPIIGCEVYVAEGSRFDRKATRGEGFGNNHLVLLAMNNTGYKNLVKLVSLGFTEGFYYRPRVDLELLKKYNEGLIATSACLKGRVAELSIKHSYEAAKEAALEYAEIFPDRYYLEIQRHGIEEETLANESLIRIHQETGLPLVCANDAHYNTKEEAESHDILMCIGTGKQFSDPNRMRYKGDSFYLKSPEEMADLFKDIPEALENTVKIAEQCNVKLKFGEYHMPNFPIPEDVPGKDPAVYLKRLSEEGLQKKFPDGQIPEKYQKRLDYELNVINSMKFPGYFLITQDFMRYAREHDIPVGPGRGSAAGSLVAYSLGITNIDPLKYDLLFERFLNPRRVNMPDIDTDFCYERRGEIIEYIRQRYGASSVSQIITFGTLKAKGLVRDIARVLGMTYAEGDRIAKLIPDDLGMTLEKAEELSEDIRNLLKSDNRYQILWRHAKVLQGMNRHFGVHAAGVVIAPGDLTDYNIPVAVNNNGELITQYDMKSVEKAGVIKMDFLGLRTLTVIYHAIRMIKARGIELDIDSIPLDDKETLRLFSEGQTHGIFQFESGGMREYLRKLKPSHINDLIAMNALYRPGPIENIPAFISRKNGIEKVSYLHPLLKPILKDTYGIIVYQEQVMQIASEIGGFDLGDADLLRRAMGKKKMDIMKEKRIQFVQGAKERNVPEKIANDIYDLLIKFAEYGFNKSHSVAYAYVAYQTAYLKAHYPAEFMAASLTSERTNIKRVVELINEVHKLGIELIPPNVNISEALFTTKDNAIVYGLNAIKNVGEKVSDAIVEARKEGGPFKTIFDLTCRVDPRVLNRKVLESLIYAGALDSLEGNRAQKMNAVDLSLAYGQRYQDEANNSQVSLFGEMAQQVVLTEPPLENIPEWNVSFQLEREKEHIGFYLSGHPLEDFRDEIEAVSNIDLIRDETQKPPEIIKAGGIIKSRNIRYNKQNNPWAILKLETLTEDITVIAFHKSYMAYKDLIEENHKVFVTGKLSERDLDRDEISIILDTLEPIEHIRDVQLKQIHLRLKNEMAENVTILNNLKSLFNRYPGKLQIFFHIVCSHQKEKVIQVQNIRANASGELLDKLREMLGKPNVWLTA; this is encoded by the coding sequence ATGCCCGGTTTTGTACATCTTCACACACACAGCGATTATAGTCTTCTCGACGGTGCCCAGAAAATTGAGCGTCTGGTAAAACATACCAAGGAATTGGGAATGTCGGCAGTGGCATTGACAGACCATGGCGTTTTATACGGCGTCATAGAATTTTATGAAACCTGCATAAAACAAAAAATCAAACCCATCATCGGATGTGAGGTTTACGTTGCCGAAGGATCCCGTTTCGACCGGAAGGCGACACGAGGTGAAGGGTTTGGTAATAATCACCTGGTATTGCTGGCAATGAATAATACCGGGTATAAAAATCTGGTGAAACTGGTCTCTTTGGGTTTTACGGAAGGCTTTTATTACCGCCCCCGGGTGGATCTGGAATTGTTGAAAAAATACAATGAAGGATTGATTGCCACCTCAGCCTGTCTGAAAGGGCGCGTCGCGGAACTTTCGATCAAGCACAGCTATGAAGCGGCAAAGGAAGCGGCCCTTGAATATGCAGAGATCTTTCCGGACCGCTATTACCTGGAAATCCAACGGCACGGTATTGAGGAAGAAACCCTGGCAAATGAATCCCTGATTCGGATCCATCAGGAAACCGGTCTGCCCCTTGTGTGTGCCAATGATGCACACTACAATACAAAAGAAGAGGCGGAATCTCACGATATCCTCATGTGCATAGGAACCGGAAAACAATTTAGTGATCCCAACCGAATGAGATATAAAGGGGATAGTTTTTATCTGAAATCACCGGAAGAGATGGCGGACCTCTTCAAGGATATTCCCGAAGCCCTGGAAAACACCGTGAAGATCGCCGAACAATGCAATGTAAAATTGAAGTTCGGTGAATATCACATGCCGAATTTTCCCATCCCTGAGGATGTCCCCGGTAAAGATCCGGCTGTGTATCTCAAACGTCTGAGTGAAGAGGGACTTCAGAAGAAATTTCCCGATGGACAGATTCCGGAAAAATATCAAAAGCGCCTGGATTACGAATTGAATGTGATCAATTCCATGAAATTTCCCGGGTATTTTTTAATCACGCAGGATTTTATGCGGTATGCCCGTGAGCATGATATTCCCGTCGGACCGGGCCGGGGTTCGGCAGCTGGAAGTCTGGTCGCCTATTCCCTTGGAATTACAAATATCGATCCCCTGAAATATGATCTGCTCTTTGAACGTTTTTTAAATCCCCGCCGGGTGAATATGCCCGATATTGATACGGATTTCTGTTATGAACGCCGGGGTGAAATCATTGAATATATTCGTCAGCGCTATGGTGCCTCCAGTGTGTCCCAGATTATTACATTTGGCACTTTGAAAGCCAAGGGGCTTGTCAGGGATATTGCCCGTGTTTTGGGGATGACCTATGCGGAGGGGGACCGGATTGCCAAGCTGATACCCGATGATTTAGGCATGACGCTGGAAAAGGCTGAAGAGCTTTCGGAGGATATCCGAAACCTTCTGAAGAGTGACAACCGGTACCAGATTCTCTGGCGTCATGCCAAAGTTTTACAGGGTATGAACCGCCATTTTGGTGTTCATGCAGCCGGTGTTGTCATTGCCCCCGGGGATCTGACAGATTACAACATTCCTGTAGCCGTAAACAACAATGGTGAACTGATCACCCAGTATGATATGAAATCCGTGGAAAAGGCCGGGGTGATCAAAATGGATTTTCTGGGCCTCCGGACCCTGACGGTAATTTATCATGCCATCCGGATGATTAAAGCCCGGGGAATTGAACTGGATATCGATTCCATCCCCCTGGATGATAAGGAGACCCTCCGTTTATTCAGTGAGGGACAGACCCATGGAATTTTTCAGTTTGAATCGGGAGGCATGCGTGAATATCTGAGAAAGCTCAAACCCTCCCACATCAATGATTTGATTGCCATGAATGCCCTCTACCGGCCGGGCCCCATCGAAAATATCCCTGCCTTCATATCCCGGAAAAACGGGATCGAAAAAGTGTCTTATCTGCATCCCCTTTTGAAACCCATCCTCAAAGACACCTATGGGATTATTGTCTATCAGGAACAGGTGATGCAGATTGCTTCAGAAATCGGCGGCTTTGATTTGGGGGATGCCGATTTACTCCGCAGGGCCATGGGAAAAAAGAAAATGGATATCATGAAGGAGAAGCGGATCCAGTTCGTTCAGGGAGCCAAAGAGCGGAACGTTCCGGAAAAAATCGCCAATGATATCTATGATCTTCTCATCAAATTCGCGGAATACGGTTTTAATAAGAGTCACAGCGTGGCTTATGCCTACGTGGCCTATCAAACAGCCTATCTGAAAGCCCATTATCCGGCGGAATTTATGGCGGCCTCTCTGACCAGTGAACGGACGAATATCAAGCGGGTGGTGGAACTGATTAATGAAGTCCATAAACTGGGTATTGAGCTTATTCCTCCGAATGTAAATATATCCGAAGCTCTTTTTACCACAAAAGATAATGCCATAGTATATGGCTTGAACGCCATTAAAAATGTGGGCGAAAAGGTTTCAGATGCCATTGTTGAGGCACGGAAAGAGGGAGGTCCCTTCAAAACCATTTTTGACCTGACCTGCCGGGTGGATCCCAGGGTTCTGAACCGGAAAGTTCTGGAAAGTCTCATCTACGCCGGGGCATTAGACTCTCTGGAGGGAAACCGGGCGCAAAAGATGAATGCCGTGGATCTTTCCCTCGCTTATGGCCAGCGTTATCAGGATGAAGCCAACAATTCACAGGTGAGTCTCTTTGGTGAAATGGCACAACAGGTGGTTTTAACTGAACCACCCCTGGAAAATATTCCGGAATGGAATGTCTCTTTTCAGCTTGAGAGGGAAAAAGAGCATATCGGTTTTTACCTGAGTGGCCATCCCCTGGAGGACTTTCGGGATGAAATTGAAGCAGTGAGCAATATCGATCTGATTCGGGATGAAACTCAAAAACCTCCGGAGATTATCAAAGCCGGAGGGATTATAAAAAGCCGGAATATCCGGTATAATAAGCAAAACAATCCCTGGGCTATCCTGAAGCTGGAGACACTGACAGAAGATATCACGGTTATTGCTTTTCATAAAAGTTATATGGCCTATAAGGATCTGATTGAAGAGAATCACAAGGTTTTTGTCACCGGAAAATTATCTGAGCGGGATCTGGACCGGGATGAGATATCCATTATCCTGGATACCCTTGAGCCCATAGAACACATCCGGGATGTCCAACTGAAACAGATCCACCTAAGATTGAAAAATGAAATGGCGGAAAATGTGACCATACTGAATAATTTAAAATCCCTATTCAACCGGTATCCGGGCAAATTGCAGATCTTTTTTCATATTGTGTGCAGTCACCAGAAAGAAAAAGTGATACAGGTTCAAAATATCCGGGCGAATGCTTCCGGAGAGCTGTTGGATAAACTTCGGGAGATGCTGGGAAAACCCAATGTGTGGTTAACGGCATGA
- the rho gene encoding transcription termination factor Rho has protein sequence MKTSKQAGNADNGTYRISELQEKTLKQLQNIAADFEVPGTQNMKKMELIFKILEAQAEISGNIFEEGVLEILPDGYGFLRSSRFHYLNSPYDLYVSPSQIKRFGLKTGHIISGQVRPPKDNERFFALLKVESINFEDPEKAKMTRPFGTLTPLHPEERLSLERNPKDYSTRIIDLLSPIGKGQRGLIVAQPKTGKTILLQKIANSILANHPEAMLIVLLIDERPEEVTDMQRNVDAEVVSSTFDEPPERHVQVAEMVLQKARRMVEFGHDVVILLDSITRLARAHNSVVPHSGKILSGGIDSNALHRPKRFFGAARNIEEGGSLTIIATALIDTGSRMDDVIFEEFKGTGNMELVLDRRLSDRRIFPAIDINRSGTRKEELLMSKAELARVWILRKFLNEMSPVEAMEFLLDKMSASRTNKDFLRNMNS, from the coding sequence GTGAAAACAAGTAAACAAGCCGGCAATGCTGACAATGGAACCTATCGCATATCAGAATTGCAGGAAAAGACCCTGAAGCAATTGCAAAACATTGCTGCCGATTTTGAAGTCCCCGGGACTCAGAACATGAAAAAGATGGAATTGATTTTTAAAATCCTGGAAGCTCAGGCTGAGATTTCGGGAAATATTTTTGAAGAGGGTGTTTTGGAAATTCTTCCGGATGGTTACGGATTTCTCCGGAGCAGCCGGTTTCATTATTTGAACAGTCCTTATGATTTATATGTCTCACCTTCTCAGATCAAGCGGTTTGGTTTAAAAACGGGGCACATTATCAGTGGGCAGGTTCGTCCGCCCAAGGACAATGAGCGATTTTTTGCCTTATTAAAGGTGGAATCGATAAACTTTGAAGATCCTGAGAAGGCCAAGATGACCCGTCCCTTTGGAACCCTGACACCTTTGCATCCCGAAGAGCGCCTGAGCCTGGAACGGAATCCCAAAGATTACTCCACCCGGATTATCGATTTGTTATCGCCCATCGGGAAGGGTCAGCGCGGACTTATTGTCGCCCAGCCTAAGACAGGGAAGACCATTCTTTTGCAGAAAATCGCCAACAGCATATTAGCCAACCATCCGGAAGCGATGCTGATTGTGCTTCTTATTGATGAACGGCCGGAGGAAGTGACGGATATGCAGCGGAATGTCGATGCTGAAGTCGTGAGTTCCACCTTTGATGAACCGCCGGAACGGCATGTCCAGGTCGCTGAAATGGTGTTACAAAAAGCCCGGCGCATGGTGGAATTCGGTCATGATGTGGTCATTCTTCTGGATTCGATCACCCGCCTGGCTCGTGCCCACAATTCCGTGGTGCCCCACTCCGGGAAAATCCTCTCCGGGGGTATTGACAGCAACGCACTGCACCGGCCGAAACGCTTTTTCGGTGCAGCCCGGAATATTGAGGAAGGAGGCAGCCTGACCATTATTGCTACTGCCCTCATTGATACGGGAAGCCGGATGGACGATGTGATTTTTGAGGAATTCAAGGGAACCGGTAATATGGAACTGGTTCTGGACCGGCGCCTTAGTGACCGCCGGATCTTCCCGGCCATTGATATTAACCGGTCAGGAACCCGTAAGGAAGAACTCCTGATGTCCAAAGCCGAACTGGCCCGGGTGTGGATCCTGAGAAAATTCCTTAATGAAATGAGTCCCGTGGAAGCCATGGAGTTTCTCCTGGATAAGATGTCCGCCTCCCGGACAAATAAAGACTTCCTGCGAAATATGAATTCCTGA
- the radC gene encoding DNA repair protein RadC — MKQNMKTSPDRSTALHFWPEEDRPREKLEKYGADSLSDAELIAILIRSGTPTLNAVDLSRKILQENGGIAGLGRMSAKSLQHIRGMGPAKVMTLIAAFQLGARFAATEALSSKSQMTNPRNVAMRFGPPLRLLNYEVFKVILLNSHNRIIRDIVISRGHLNASVVHPREIFKAAIDYLAAAVILMHNHPSGNPEPSREDIEITRKIVESGKIIGIPVLDHIIIADRDFTSFADRQLI, encoded by the coding sequence ATGAAACAGAATATGAAAACATCACCGGACCGTTCCACCGCTTTACACTTCTGGCCGGAAGAGGATCGCCCGCGGGAAAAACTGGAAAAATACGGAGCCGATTCCCTGAGTGATGCCGAATTAATCGCCATTTTGATCCGGTCTGGTACCCCCACCCTCAATGCAGTGGATTTATCCCGAAAAATCCTTCAGGAAAATGGTGGAATTGCCGGTCTGGGACGGATGTCCGCAAAGTCCCTTCAGCATATCAGGGGAATGGGTCCGGCAAAAGTAATGACCCTGATTGCTGCGTTTCAGCTGGGAGCCCGATTTGCTGCCACGGAAGCCTTAAGCAGCAAGTCTCAGATGACAAACCCCCGGAACGTGGCGATGCGATTCGGACCGCCTCTTCGCCTGCTGAATTATGAGGTTTTTAAAGTGATTCTTCTGAACAGTCATAACCGGATCATCCGGGACATTGTCATCAGCCGTGGACATTTGAATGCGTCAGTTGTTCACCCCCGGGAGATCTTTAAAGCGGCGATTGACTATCTGGCTGCTGCTGTCATTCTCATGCACAACCATCCCAGCGGAAACCCTGAACCGAGCCGGGAAGATATCGAAATCACCCGGAAAATTGTAGAATCCGGAAAAATTATTGGGATTCCTGTCCTGGATCATATTATTATTGCAGACAGGGATTTTACCAGTTTTGCAGACAGACAACTGATATAA
- a CDS encoding UbiA family prenyltransferase produces MSRLRAYFVLGRPINLLLSTLTVLITASFFVPFPRWEMILSALLTVVMLNAGGNAVNDLYDEAIDRINRPRRPLPSGQLSRKNVRHYAIVTFIIGNVSALYAGWMPFVIAALISTPLMIVYSARFKRKPLKGNLIIAFILGLAFIFCSLVFGNIKLGITPAVLAFFYTLIREIIKDLEDMKGDHAEGAQTLPLRIGERKTRQMTSLLLLFLVLVLPFPVTFSFYSNAYLMLVLPLVGLPLAAMAVYLLIPRENFQYGFLSQVLKIDMFAGLAAIFAGIHF; encoded by the coding sequence ATGTCCCGATTAAGAGCGTATTTTGTTCTGGGAAGACCGATAAACCTTCTTCTCAGCACACTGACGGTATTGATCACAGCCTCATTTTTTGTTCCTTTTCCCCGTTGGGAAATGATACTATCCGCCCTGTTGACTGTCGTGATGCTCAATGCCGGCGGGAATGCCGTCAATGATCTGTATGACGAAGCCATCGACCGGATTAACCGTCCCCGCCGCCCCCTCCCTTCCGGACAGTTATCCCGGAAAAATGTTCGCCATTATGCCATCGTGACATTTATCATAGGAAATGTGTCTGCCCTTTATGCCGGGTGGATGCCCTTTGTCATTGCGGCTCTTATTTCAACACCCCTCATGATTGTATACTCCGCACGTTTTAAACGAAAACCCCTCAAGGGAAACCTGATCATTGCCTTTATTCTGGGACTAGCTTTTATTTTTTGCAGCCTGGTTTTTGGTAATATCAAACTGGGAATCACGCCGGCGGTTCTGGCCTTTTTTTATACCCTTATCCGGGAAATCATCAAAGATCTGGAAGATATGAAAGGTGACCATGCCGAAGGAGCCCAAACCCTGCCCCTCCGCATTGGAGAAAGGAAAACCCGACAGATGACTTCTCTACTTTTGCTGTTTTTGGTTCTGGTGCTTCCATTCCCTGTGACTTTTTCTTTTTACTCCAATGCTTATCTGATGTTGGTCCTGCCTCTGGTTGGACTCCCACTAGCGGCAATGGCGGTCTATCTTTTGATCCCCCGTGAAAATTTCCAATACGGTTTCTTGTCTCAAGTTTTGAAAATTGATATGTTTGCAGGTCTGGCAGCCATATTTGCCGGTATTCACTTTTGA
- the crtI gene encoding phytoene desaturase family protein, whose product MIEKVPVIGAGLGGLSAALTMKSLGIETEIYEQNAHAGGKAGERIVSGFRFDTGPSLITMPFVIDRLFEQTGAHRQDYLDYVPIDPLCRYFFPGEREAFDATADPEQMTENLGRLSVQDAQRWESFLRYGRGLYERTADLFLFQPIHELATLLTLKSLLRLPSLLKIDAFRSMHQAISSYFTDHRIRQMMDRYATYVGADPRKAPATLNMISYVEYGLPAVYIKGGIARLTDALTQRCAELDIPIEYHTPVRQIFYNSHHVTGLQTGEHFTGASAVVSNADAVTTFRHLIKGKNQSLHRLERLEPSLSGLIFYWGVEGKYPELAHHNIFFARNYDQEFEHLFVTQTPAEDLTVYVAVTSKKDEEHARKGHENWFVLVNMPSLAPHQDWDTWIPAIRERVLQKLLDHGLDIRNRIVAEAVTDPRDMERLYGSNRGSIYGISSNDRNTAFRRPANRNRDVKGLYFCGGSAHPGGGVPLVILSGQITGKLVKQFRERGKI is encoded by the coding sequence GTGATTGAAAAAGTCCCGGTGATTGGTGCGGGCCTGGGTGGACTCAGTGCCGCCCTTACGATGAAATCTCTGGGTATTGAAACAGAAATTTACGAGCAAAATGCCCATGCCGGCGGAAAAGCCGGAGAACGGATTGTGAGCGGTTTCCGCTTTGATACAGGTCCTTCCCTGATTACCATGCCTTTCGTAATCGACCGGCTCTTTGAACAAACGGGTGCCCACCGGCAGGATTATCTGGATTATGTACCCATTGACCCCCTTTGCCGCTATTTTTTTCCGGGAGAAAGGGAGGCTTTCGATGCCACGGCCGACCCGGAGCAGATGACTGAAAATCTTGGCCGGCTATCCGTCCAAGACGCACAACGATGGGAGTCTTTTCTTCGTTACGGCCGGGGACTCTATGAACGGACGGCAGATCTCTTTCTTTTTCAGCCTATCCATGAACTGGCCACCCTGCTGACCCTGAAAAGTCTCCTCCGATTGCCATCCCTGCTGAAAATTGACGCTTTCCGGTCCATGCACCAGGCGATTTCCTCCTATTTCACCGATCATCGCATCCGGCAGATGATGGACCGGTATGCCACCTATGTGGGCGCCGATCCCCGAAAAGCTCCGGCGACCCTGAACATGATCTCCTATGTGGAATATGGCCTTCCGGCCGTTTACATCAAAGGAGGCATTGCCCGGCTTACTGATGCACTGACCCAACGGTGTGCCGAATTGGACATTCCCATTGAGTATCACACTCCGGTCCGGCAAATATTTTACAACAGCCATCACGTGACCGGCCTTCAGACCGGTGAGCACTTCACGGGTGCCTCAGCCGTCGTCTCCAACGCCGATGCCGTCACTACGTTTCGACACCTTATCAAAGGGAAGAATCAATCCCTCCACCGGCTTGAACGGCTTGAACCTTCTCTCTCCGGACTGATTTTTTACTGGGGTGTAGAAGGAAAATATCCGGAACTGGCCCACCATAACATTTTTTTTGCCCGAAATTATGACCAGGAATTTGAACATTTGTTCGTAACCCAAACCCCTGCAGAAGATCTGACGGTATATGTGGCCGTCACATCGAAAAAAGACGAAGAACATGCACGAAAAGGCCATGAAAACTGGTTTGTTCTGGTCAACATGCCCAGTCTGGCTCCACATCAGGACTGGGATACGTGGATCCCTGCCATCCGGGAGCGTGTTTTACAGAAACTTTTGGATCACGGCCTGGATATCCGGAACAGGATCGTGGCGGAAGCTGTGACCGATCCCAGGGACATGGAGCGTTTATACGGATCGAACCGTGGCAGCATATACGGAATTTCATCCAATGACCGGAACACGGCTTTTCGGCGGCCGGCCAACCGGAACCGGGATGTAAAGGGACTCTATTTTTGTGGTGGATCTGCTCATCCCGGTGGTGGAGTACCCTTGGTGATTCTTTCAGGACAGATCACGGGGAAACTGGTAAAACAATTCAGGGAAAGAGGGAAGATATGA